Proteins from a single region of Amycolatopsis sp. CA-230715:
- a CDS encoding DHH family phosphoesterase, with protein sequence MTTLQTVDDRPLVDKDVDLFALMCQRRGWTEEYLREIESTEHDELLSLAEMVDALEDARAAGKKITIAPDFDVDGISSGVLGYAGLSELGFDVELHVPDYRRGHDLTPEDIAEINARWPDTRALLTCDGGVNSHHGIAAARALGWMTLVTDHHTELPPGSTADITVDPCRMDETYAHPGICGAHVLYQVIEAYTRVHQPGKLWEIRLLRLFAGLGTVSDVMPVLFENRQLIRDSLSIARLLWVAPPAPNGPHGDPAPHLIDIEEATLMKVLRMDPHHPVFLRAFQGFALLLKAFTETGKIRGRDDINEGFYGFYLAPAMNSPRRIETPLQPCFATFTADDTDAMLASAHEVIRGNDYRKRMTTEHLAALTGNDQPLAPWVYFSDAPAGMYGLLASQMMQRTGHPVVVVNRPADDDDIVSGSGRAPGWFDIIGCLDPHEGLRAVGHRQACGVKVERATLVDSLAEVLAEATRVALLDSDEDDIQGDLVLGPDSDCDAGLDDLRPLVEFVRRTELLTPFGHGFTEPVVQIAVEPLGLRIDRIGSEKQHLRLVTRAGLSCLWWNAAEDKHAALRDVVTRASRTEVGTLRFTARLQLNTFRGDTRVQAVIAEQIPSPL encoded by the coding sequence ATGACCACCCTGCAGACCGTCGATGACCGTCCACTCGTGGACAAGGACGTCGATCTGTTCGCCCTGATGTGCCAGCGCCGTGGCTGGACTGAGGAGTACCTCCGGGAGATTGAGTCCACGGAGCACGACGAGCTGCTGAGCCTGGCCGAGATGGTCGACGCGCTCGAGGACGCTCGCGCCGCGGGAAAGAAGATCACGATCGCCCCTGACTTCGACGTGGACGGCATCTCCTCGGGAGTGCTCGGGTACGCCGGACTGTCCGAACTGGGGTTCGACGTCGAGCTGCATGTGCCCGACTACCGGCGCGGTCACGATCTGACGCCCGAGGACATCGCCGAGATCAACGCCCGGTGGCCGGACACCCGTGCCCTGCTCACCTGCGACGGGGGAGTGAACTCCCACCACGGCATCGCGGCGGCACGGGCCCTGGGGTGGATGACCCTGGTGACCGACCACCACACGGAACTGCCGCCCGGCTCCACCGCCGACATCACCGTCGATCCGTGCCGGATGGACGAGACCTACGCTCACCCGGGAATCTGCGGCGCACACGTGCTGTACCAGGTGATCGAGGCGTACACGCGGGTCCACCAGCCAGGCAAGCTCTGGGAGATCCGTCTCCTAAGGCTGTTCGCCGGCCTCGGCACCGTGTCCGACGTCATGCCGGTGCTCTTCGAGAACCGGCAGCTAATCCGTGATTCGTTGTCGATCGCCCGCCTGCTGTGGGTCGCGCCTCCCGCGCCCAACGGTCCGCACGGAGATCCCGCGCCGCATCTCATCGACATCGAGGAGGCGACGTTGATGAAGGTGCTGCGCATGGACCCACACCACCCGGTCTTCCTCCGCGCGTTCCAGGGTTTCGCACTCCTGCTGAAGGCATTCACCGAGACCGGCAAGATCCGCGGACGCGACGACATCAACGAGGGCTTCTACGGCTTCTATCTGGCGCCCGCGATGAACAGTCCCCGCCGGATCGAGACTCCGCTGCAGCCCTGTTTCGCCACGTTCACCGCGGACGACACCGACGCGATGCTCGCGAGCGCACACGAGGTCATCCGGGGCAACGACTATCGCAAGCGGATGACGACCGAGCACCTCGCGGCTCTGACCGGGAACGACCAGCCACTGGCCCCGTGGGTCTACTTCTCCGACGCCCCGGCGGGGATGTACGGGCTATTGGCCAGCCAGATGATGCAGCGGACCGGCCACCCGGTGGTCGTCGTCAACCGGCCCGCGGACGACGATGACATCGTCAGTGGCTCGGGCCGGGCACCGGGTTGGTTCGACATCATCGGCTGCCTCGACCCGCACGAGGGGCTGCGGGCCGTCGGGCACCGGCAGGCGTGCGGTGTGAAGGTCGAACGTGCCACCCTGGTCGACTCGCTCGCCGAGGTCCTGGCCGAGGCGACACGCGTGGCGCTGCTCGATTCCGACGAGGATGACATCCAGGGCGACCTCGTGCTGGGGCCGGACAGTGACTGTGACGCCGGGCTCGATGATCTGCGTCCGCTGGTCGAATTCGTCCGCCGGACCGAGTTGCTCACACCGTTCGGCCACGGTTTCACCGAGCCGGTCGTGCAGATCGCGGTGGAGCCGCTCGGGTTGCGCATCGACCGGATCGGTTCGGAGAAGCAGCATTTGCGGCTGGTGACCCGAGCGGGTCTGTCGTGCCTGTGGTGGAACGCGGCCGAGGACAAGCACGCCGCGCTTCGCGATGTCGTGACGAGGGCGAGCCGGACGGAGGTGGGCACGTTGCGCTTCACGGCGAGGCTGCAGCTGAACACGTTCCGCGGGGATACCCGCGTCCAAGCCGTCATCGCCGAGCAGATCCCGTCCCCTCTCTGA
- a CDS encoding CPBP family intramembrane glutamic endopeptidase: protein MAAPGIDGRLRDAGWCLAVALVVAAAYLGLGVAVVSIVGEPILGTIVADLLVVVLVGVVRRARPEWITYAPRSRPAGDTPVWAWTAAGCAVLAFLAGQSVALWLYGAVGSTGFDTSVRAREHAGATAALVLTLVAAPVAEEILFRGLLYPLARTRVGVGAAVLFTAGVFGILHGNIVQFASALPIAVVLTLVYERTRHLWPCVVVHLGFNLAAIVVPAPVLAGLSNPVSALLLTAVLAGGALPLMWKISSTPTLEASIVEPRRGKAERTTETQES from the coding sequence ATGGCCGCTCCAGGAATCGACGGCCGCCTGCGTGATGCCGGGTGGTGCCTCGCTGTCGCACTGGTTGTCGCCGCGGCGTATCTCGGTCTCGGTGTCGCGGTGGTGTCGATTGTCGGAGAGCCGATCCTCGGGACGATCGTGGCCGATCTGCTCGTGGTCGTGCTCGTCGGTGTTGTGCGGCGTGCCCGACCAGAGTGGATCACCTACGCACCGAGATCGCGGCCGGCGGGAGACACCCCGGTCTGGGCCTGGACCGCCGCGGGGTGCGCCGTTCTCGCGTTTCTCGCTGGTCAGTCGGTGGCGTTGTGGCTCTATGGTGCGGTGGGGTCGACTGGCTTCGACACGTCCGTGCGAGCACGGGAGCATGCTGGTGCGACCGCGGCACTGGTGCTCACGCTGGTGGCCGCGCCGGTGGCGGAGGAGATCCTCTTCCGGGGGCTTCTGTATCCGTTGGCGCGCACGCGGGTGGGTGTTGGGGCCGCGGTCCTGTTCACCGCCGGGGTGTTCGGCATCCTGCATGGCAACATCGTGCAGTTCGCGTCCGCGTTGCCTATCGCGGTGGTGCTGACCCTAGTCTACGAGCGCACACGCCACCTCTGGCCCTGCGTGGTCGTGCACCTGGGTTTCAACCTTGCGGCCATCGTGGTGCCCGCTCCGGTGTTGGCAGGGTTGAGCAACCCCGTCTCGGCGTTGCTGCTGACAGCTGTTCTCGCCGGCGGCGCGCTGCCGCTCATGTGGAAAATCAGCAGTACGCCGACACTCGAGGCCAGCATCGTGGAACCCCGGCGGGGCAAGGCGGAGCGCACGACAGAGACACAGGAGAGCTGA